In Streptomyces canus, one DNA window encodes the following:
- the ddaH gene encoding dimethylargininase — MPSKKALVRRPSPRLAEGLVTHVEREKVDVDLALEQWETYVEALRTHGWETVEVDPEDDCPDSVFVEDTVVMYKNVALIARSGAESRREETIGVEEAVARLGCSVNWIWEPGTLDGGDVLKIGDTIYVGRGGRTNAAGVQQLRAAFEPLGAQVVAVPVNKVLHLKSAVTALPDGTVIGHIPKVDRPALFPRFLSVPEEAGAHVVLLGGPKLLMAASAPKTAELLTDLGFEPVVVDISEFEKLEGCVTCLSVRLRDLYA, encoded by the coding sequence GTGCCCAGCAAGAAGGCCCTCGTCCGCCGCCCCAGCCCGCGCCTCGCCGAAGGTCTGGTGACGCACGTCGAGCGGGAGAAGGTCGACGTCGACCTCGCGCTCGAACAGTGGGAGACGTATGTCGAGGCCCTGCGCACGCATGGCTGGGAGACCGTCGAGGTGGACCCGGAGGACGACTGCCCGGACTCGGTGTTCGTCGAGGACACGGTGGTCATGTACAAGAACGTCGCGCTGATCGCCCGCTCCGGCGCGGAGTCCCGGCGCGAGGAGACCATCGGCGTCGAGGAGGCCGTGGCGCGCCTGGGCTGCTCGGTGAACTGGATCTGGGAGCCGGGCACCCTGGACGGCGGTGACGTGCTGAAGATCGGTGACACGATCTACGTCGGCCGGGGCGGGCGTACCAACGCGGCCGGCGTCCAACAGCTGCGGGCCGCCTTCGAACCGCTCGGGGCCCAGGTCGTCGCCGTACCGGTGAACAAGGTGCTGCACCTGAAGTCGGCGGTCACCGCGCTGCCCGACGGAACCGTCATCGGGCACATCCCCAAGGTGGACCGGCCCGCGCTCTTCCCGCGCTTCCTGTCCGTGCCCGAGGAGGCCGGCGCCCACGTCGTCCTGCTCGGCGGCCCCAAGCTGCTCATGGCGGCGAGCGCGCCGAAGACGGCGGAGCTGCTCACCGACCTCGGTTTCGAACCGGTTGTGGTGGACATCAGCGAGTTCGAGAAGCTCGAAGGCTGTGTGACGTGTCTCTCAGTTCGATTGCGGGACCTGTACGCCTGA
- a CDS encoding IclR family transcriptional regulator, protein MGAHDGGPTLITSVQRALRLLEAVSAHENGAPAKKLARETGLPLATAYHLLRTLVHDGYIRKLDDGGFVLGDKVQTLHTTSRGQALLSRIRPTLAALRDELATAAYLTFYEEGEIRVAEIVDGPQAPRVDLWVGFEDAGHATALGKSVLRELDDASRKDYLSRHSLADLTPRTITSPPELLRRLDSSPVAPAVTDMEEYSLGTICVAVPVYNGDTLGSLGVSLRADRLSRLEEILARLIPAASRVTRGLSLTI, encoded by the coding sequence ATGGGTGCTCACGACGGTGGCCCTACGCTCATCACATCCGTGCAGCGTGCCCTCCGCCTGCTGGAGGCGGTGAGCGCGCACGAGAACGGTGCGCCGGCGAAGAAACTGGCACGTGAGACGGGACTGCCCCTGGCCACCGCCTATCACCTGCTGCGGACGCTGGTCCACGACGGATACATACGGAAGCTGGACGACGGCGGGTTCGTCCTGGGCGACAAGGTGCAGACGCTGCACACCACGAGCCGGGGCCAGGCGCTCCTCAGCCGCATCCGTCCCACACTCGCCGCTCTGCGGGACGAGCTCGCGACCGCCGCCTACCTCACCTTCTACGAGGAGGGCGAGATTCGAGTCGCCGAGATCGTCGACGGCCCCCAGGCGCCCCGTGTCGACCTCTGGGTGGGATTCGAGGACGCGGGGCACGCCACCGCGTTGGGCAAGTCCGTGCTGCGAGAACTGGATGACGCCTCACGCAAGGACTACCTCTCCCGGCACTCCCTCGCCGACCTCACACCACGGACCATCACCAGCCCTCCGGAACTGCTCCGGCGACTCGACTCCTCACCCGTGGCCCCGGCCGTCACGGACATGGAGGAGTATTCCCTCGGTACGATCTGTGTCGCCGTGCCCGTCTACAACGGGGACACACTCGGTTCGCTCGGCGTCTCACTGCGGGCGGACCGGCTCTCACGACTCGAGGAGATCCTGGCGCGGCTGATCCCGGCCGCGAGTCGCGTGACCAGGGGTCTCTCGCTCACTATCTGA
- a CDS encoding VOC family protein, with product MLTTRYVTGAPNWLDLGTPDIDGATTFYGGLFGWEFQPGPPEAGGYGFFQLAGRTAAGGMQTTPEQGPPSWTVYFQTPVADATAKAAEQAHGSVLMQPMDVMGQGSMAILADKAGVPFGIWQPKQNKGLQVTQEPGSLCWVELYTADLPMAAYFYRATLGLETYGVDFPGGTYTTVLPDGQGEDAMFGGIVPFADDPLEARAGACWMPYFEVTDTDDTVAKAQQLGGSIRLPATDVPGVGRVAKLADPYGARFAIIKSAPQQT from the coding sequence ATGCTCACGACCCGTTATGTCACCGGCGCTCCGAACTGGCTCGACCTCGGTACCCCCGACATCGACGGCGCCACCACCTTCTACGGCGGCCTGTTCGGCTGGGAGTTCCAGCCGGGCCCGCCGGAAGCCGGCGGTTACGGCTTCTTCCAGCTCGCCGGCAGAACCGCCGCAGGCGGCATGCAGACCACACCGGAGCAGGGCCCGCCCTCCTGGACCGTGTACTTCCAGACCCCGGTCGCGGACGCCACCGCGAAGGCGGCCGAGCAGGCGCACGGCTCGGTGCTGATGCAGCCCATGGACGTGATGGGCCAGGGCAGCATGGCGATCCTCGCCGACAAGGCGGGTGTGCCCTTCGGCATCTGGCAGCCCAAGCAGAACAAGGGGCTCCAGGTCACCCAGGAGCCGGGCTCGCTGTGCTGGGTCGAGCTGTACACGGCCGACCTGCCGATGGCCGCCTACTTCTACCGTGCGACTCTCGGCCTGGAGACCTACGGGGTCGACTTCCCGGGCGGCACGTACACGACCGTGCTGCCGGACGGGCAGGGCGAGGACGCCATGTTCGGCGGCATCGTCCCGTTCGCCGACGATCCACTGGAGGCGCGGGCCGGGGCGTGCTGGATGCCGTACTTCGAGGTCACGGACACGGACGATACGGTGGCGAAGGCACAGCAGTTGGGCGGCAGCATCCGGCTGCCCGCCACGGACGTGCCGGGCGTCGGCCGGGTCGCCAAGCTGGCCGACCCGTACGGCGCCCGCTTCGCGATCATCAAGAGCGCCCCGCAGCAGACGTGA
- a CDS encoding ornithine cyclodeaminase family protein — MTLLLTRGDLEAVLEPGACIDALREGFRHTEAVPIRGQRVRTDLPFPGTATALIPGLLPGIPAYTVKVNAKFPAARPALRGVICLHSGADGELLALLDSATVTAWRTGLAAALGTHLLAGRGDVVGVIGAGAQAELMVRGLGTLRPRSALVVQDTSADRAAEFAARHGGRVVSSAVEVAQAADIVLSGTWSREPLLHLRDTRPGQHFTSLGVDEPGKAELAPDLLGAALLVVDDRELTAGVGVLRTADATLGEVTRSEHPGRTTETDRTVYAPVGMPWQDLALAWTAYGRAEREGIGRRVDLLA; from the coding sequence GTGACTCTTCTTCTCACTCGTGGTGATCTGGAAGCGGTGCTGGAGCCGGGAGCCTGCATCGACGCCCTGCGGGAGGGCTTCCGGCACACGGAGGCGGTGCCGATCAGGGGACAACGGGTGCGCACGGACCTCCCGTTCCCCGGTACGGCCACCGCACTGATCCCGGGCCTGCTCCCCGGTATCCCGGCCTACACGGTGAAGGTCAACGCCAAGTTCCCCGCCGCCCGGCCGGCCCTGCGCGGGGTGATCTGCCTGCACAGCGGCGCCGACGGCGAGTTGCTGGCACTGCTGGACTCGGCGACGGTCACGGCCTGGCGCACAGGCCTCGCGGCCGCCCTGGGCACCCATCTGCTCGCCGGCCGGGGAGACGTCGTCGGAGTGATCGGGGCGGGCGCACAGGCCGAGTTGATGGTGCGGGGCCTTGGGACGCTACGGCCCCGCAGCGCCCTCGTCGTCCAGGACACGTCCGCCGACCGCGCCGCGGAGTTCGCCGCGCGGCACGGTGGACGTGTGGTGTCCTCCGCCGTGGAGGTCGCCCAGGCCGCCGACATCGTCCTGTCGGGGACCTGGTCGAGGGAACCACTGCTGCACCTGCGGGACACCAGGCCGGGCCAGCACTTCACGAGCCTGGGCGTGGACGAGCCCGGCAAGGCGGAACTGGCCCCCGATCTGCTGGGCGCCGCGCTCCTGGTGGTAGACGATCGTGAACTCACGGCGGGCGTGGGAGTGCTGAGGACGGCCGACGCGACCCTCGGCGAGGTGACACGGTCCGAGCACCCCGGCCGGACGACCGAAACGGACCGCACGGTCTACGCCCCCGTGGGCATGCCCTGGCAGGACCTCGCGCTGGCCTGGACGGCGTACGGGCGAGCCGAGCGGGAGGGGATCGGGCGGCGGGTGGATCTGCTGGCCTGA
- a CDS encoding PP2C family protein-serine/threonine phosphatase, with the protein MSQVRNHDGDPWLIRPFRNRAAGPGSAARKRVVAQLAAGTPALPVLIVSLIVLVAVMCGAGTIWLPLLAAGPALAATTGGPRGVLCVGILAAVLGATLGTRDGVPGYELTAVLSALAAVTLASGLASALRGRRERVLAAVRSVAEAAQHALLKPVPATVGPFQVAVRYSAAAAEARIGGDLYALVPTPYGVRLIVGDVRGKGLPAVGTAALVLGVFREAAYDEPDLLAVVDRIERSLARNLGVDDFVTAVVAGYPQAGHLEMVNCGHAPPLLVRESGTVVAVEPSHPAPPLGLRALTDETPGLQVLAFAEGDQLLLYTDGVTEARNHGREFYPLAEGLARHLSDEPAGTLTALHDELLAHVGGRLHDDAALLLLRKPPASASEAAVPGAVSDAGRCSGSRAPSPRDPGPLPRARSTWRPERLPEEVNPWSTA; encoded by the coding sequence ATGAGTCAGGTTCGAAACCACGACGGCGACCCATGGCTGATTCGCCCGTTCAGGAACCGAGCGGCCGGTCCCGGGTCGGCGGCCCGGAAGCGTGTCGTCGCACAGTTGGCCGCCGGTACACCCGCACTGCCCGTGCTGATCGTCTCCCTCATCGTGCTCGTCGCAGTCATGTGCGGAGCAGGGACGATCTGGCTGCCACTCCTCGCGGCCGGGCCGGCACTGGCCGCCACCACCGGCGGGCCGCGCGGAGTCCTCTGCGTCGGCATCCTCGCCGCGGTCCTGGGCGCGACGCTCGGAACCCGGGACGGCGTTCCGGGATATGAGCTGACGGCCGTACTGTCCGCCCTGGCGGCCGTCACGTTGGCAAGTGGCCTCGCCAGCGCGTTGCGCGGACGTCGTGAACGGGTCCTCGCGGCCGTCCGCTCGGTCGCGGAGGCCGCCCAGCATGCGCTCCTCAAGCCCGTACCGGCGACTGTCGGCCCGTTCCAGGTGGCCGTCCGCTACAGCGCCGCGGCGGCGGAGGCCCGTATCGGCGGGGATCTCTACGCGCTGGTGCCCACCCCGTACGGGGTCAGACTGATCGTCGGCGATGTGCGCGGCAAGGGGCTGCCGGCCGTGGGGACCGCCGCACTCGTACTCGGTGTCTTCCGTGAGGCCGCCTACGACGAGCCCGATCTCCTCGCCGTCGTCGACAGAATCGAGCGGAGTCTGGCGCGCAACCTTGGTGTTGACGACTTCGTCACCGCCGTGGTCGCCGGGTACCCGCAGGCAGGCCATCTGGAGATGGTCAACTGTGGCCACGCGCCTCCGCTGCTGGTGCGCGAATCCGGCACCGTGGTGGCGGTGGAGCCCTCCCATCCGGCCCCGCCCCTCGGGCTGCGCGCCCTCACGGACGAGACCCCCGGCCTCCAGGTGCTGGCTTTCGCCGAGGGGGATCAACTGCTGCTCTACACCGATGGGGTCACCGAGGCCCGCAACCACGGCCGTGAGTTCTACCCGCTCGCCGAAGGGCTGGCCCGCCACTTGTCCGACGAGCCGGCCGGCACCCTCACCGCGCTCCATGACGAACTGCTGGCCCATGTGGGCGGCCGACTGCACGACGACGCGGCGCTGCTCCTGCTCCGCAAACCGCCCGCTTCCGCAAGCGAAGCCGCCGTTCCCGGAGCGGTGTCGGACGCCGGTCGTTGCAGCGGCTCACGCGCTCCGTCCCCTCGCGATCCCGGGCCTCTGCCACGGGCGCGGTCGACGTGGCGACCAGAACGCCTCCCTGAGGAGGTAAACCCCTGGTCAACGGCGTAA
- a CDS encoding LacI family DNA-binding transcriptional regulator, with amino-acid sequence MTDTVPRPTLEAVAARAGVSRATVSRVVNGGDGVREPLVERVRRAVEELGYVPNQAARSLVTRRHDAVAVVVAEPETRVFADPFFALQLRGISKELTAHDNQLVLLLTEGRDDHARVGRYLAGGHVDGALVFSLHLDDPLPELIQRAGVPTVFGGRPGWSDGTTDVVYVDSDNRGGAREAVRHLVGLGRTRVAHITGPLDQTSAADRLDGYKDVMGDADPELVVRGDFTPAGGERAMRELLDRCPDVDAVFAANDLTASGALRVLRERGRRVPEDVAVIGFDDMLPVAEQTDPPLTTVRQDIEEMGRLMARLLLRDLDRRSGGATPAGVVLPTTLVRRASA; translated from the coding sequence GTGACCGACACAGTGCCGCGCCCCACACTGGAGGCCGTGGCGGCCCGGGCCGGGGTGTCGCGGGCCACCGTGTCCCGGGTGGTGAACGGCGGGGACGGGGTCAGGGAGCCGCTCGTCGAGCGGGTGCGCCGGGCCGTCGAAGAGCTCGGTTACGTCCCCAACCAGGCCGCCCGCAGTCTTGTCACCCGGCGCCATGACGCCGTCGCCGTGGTCGTGGCCGAACCGGAGACCAGGGTCTTCGCAGACCCTTTCTTCGCGCTGCAACTCCGGGGCATCAGCAAGGAGTTGACCGCCCACGACAATCAACTGGTGCTGTTGCTCACCGAGGGCCGCGACGACCACGCCCGCGTCGGACGCTACCTCGCCGGAGGCCACGTCGACGGGGCGCTCGTCTTCTCGCTGCACCTCGACGACCCGCTGCCGGAACTGATCCAACGGGCCGGTGTCCCCACGGTGTTCGGCGGCAGGCCCGGGTGGAGCGACGGGACGACGGATGTCGTGTACGTCGACAGCGACAACCGGGGCGGTGCCCGCGAGGCCGTGCGGCATCTCGTCGGACTCGGGCGCACCCGTGTCGCCCACATCACCGGCCCCCTCGACCAGACCTCCGCCGCCGACCGGCTCGACGGCTACAAGGACGTCATGGGCGACGCCGACCCGGAGCTTGTCGTGCGGGGCGACTTCACCCCGGCCGGCGGGGAGCGGGCGATGCGCGAACTCCTCGACCGGTGCCCGGACGTGGACGCGGTGTTCGCCGCCAACGACCTCACCGCGTCCGGCGCCCTGCGCGTGCTGCGCGAGCGGGGGCGCCGGGTGCCCGAGGACGTGGCGGTGATCGGCTTCGACGACATGCTGCCGGTCGCCGAACAGACCGATCCGCCGCTGACGACGGTCCGTCAGGACATCGAGGAGATGGGCCGGTTGATGGCCCGCCTGCTGCTGCGAGACCTCGACCGAAGGAGCGGGGGAGCCACACCGGCCGGTGTCGTCCTGCCGACCACGCTGGTCCGCCGCGCCTCGGCGTGA
- a CDS encoding multicopper oxidase domain-containing protein codes for MGALDRRGFNRRVLLGGAAVATSLSLAPEARSDTGPAQAAPGGGEVKRIKLYAEKLADGQMGYGLEKGKATVPGPLIELNEGDTLHIDFENTMDVRASLHVHGLDYEISSDGTKLNKSDVEPGGTRTYTWRTHVPGRRSDGTWRAGSAGYWHYHDHVVGTEHGTGGIRKGLYGPVIVRRKGDVLPDATHTIVFNDMLINNKPAHSGPDFEATVGDRVEFVMITHGEYYHTFHMHGHRWADNRTGMLTGPDDPSQVIDNKIVGPADSFGFQVIAGEGVGAGAWMYHCHVQSHSDMGMVGLFLVKKTDGTIPGYEPHEHTEHQAGHAH; via the coding sequence ATGGGCGCACTGGACAGACGTGGGTTCAACCGGCGGGTGCTGCTCGGCGGTGCGGCTGTCGCGACATCGTTGTCCCTGGCGCCGGAGGCCCGGAGCGACACAGGTCCGGCGCAGGCGGCCCCGGGCGGCGGCGAGGTCAAGCGCATCAAGCTGTACGCCGAGAAGCTCGCCGACGGGCAGATGGGGTACGGCCTCGAGAAGGGCAAGGCGACCGTCCCCGGCCCGCTCATCGAGCTCAACGAGGGTGACACGCTGCACATCGACTTCGAGAACACCATGGACGTCAGGGCGAGCCTGCACGTCCACGGCCTGGACTACGAAATCTCCAGCGACGGCACCAAGTTGAACAAGAGCGACGTCGAGCCGGGCGGCACCCGCACCTACACCTGGCGCACCCATGTGCCGGGCCGCCGGAGCGACGGCACCTGGCGGGCGGGCAGCGCGGGCTACTGGCACTACCACGACCACGTGGTCGGCACGGAACACGGAACCGGCGGTATCCGCAAGGGCCTCTACGGACCGGTAATCGTCCGCCGCAAGGGCGATGTCCTCCCGGACGCGACCCACACAATCGTCTTCAACGACATGCTCATCAACAACAAGCCCGCACACTCGGGGCCCGACTTCGAGGCCACGGTGGGCGATCGGGTCGAGTTCGTGATGATCACCCACGGCGAGTATTACCACACCTTCCACATGCACGGTCACCGCTGGGCGGACAACCGCACGGGCATGCTCACCGGCCCCGACGACCCGAGCCAGGTCATCGACAACAAGATCGTGGGCCCGGCGGACTCCTTCGGCTTCCAGGTGATCGCGGGGGAGGGGGTGGGGGCGGGCGCCTGGATGTACCACTGCCACGTGCAGAGCCACTCCGACATGGGCATGGTGGGCCTGTTCCTGGTGAAGAAGACGGACGGCACGATCCCCGGGTACGAGCCGCACGAGCACACGGAGCACCAGGCCGGGCACGCGCACTGA
- a CDS encoding ThuA domain-containing protein has protein sequence MHLRGLSARSGGSTRRRVWTATVTAGVVAAGLMSGPAAGALPAPDPSATTMSVKSPPGGADVRVLVFYGSAAAGDESPVVNAGIAAVEKIGLSGPVNQRFETEATDDARVFTDEKALGSYNAIVFLTGGGDVLDPDQEAGLEAYMEAGGGFVGIHDAARAEPYSDWFTGLVGARPAASSPTAVQRATVEVGDRQHPATKDLPVQWKRPDQWFNWTKNPSGDVHTVARVRESTYQPGASANGWDHPVSWCRDYDGGRSFYTGMGGTVASYDETDFRTHLRGALLWTSRLVQADCKATINANYKAERLTQPNQAGQSDQIGEPHGLVTAPDGRVLYIGRGGADSSQPVITDWNNPDVGKGKGQIHVYDPATKKVTLAGELTVFGNKGGGDELVKVEEGLLGIELDPRFEQNGWVYLHYTPHDRLNRDTRIAERRVSRFTLDPATNKLDLNSEKVLLKWPVQVHSCCHAGGGMSWDSKGNLYIATGDNNSSGFSGGYSGNNPQPNFKGVSFADARRTAGNTNNLNGKILRIHPEPDGTYTLPEGNLFTGKETAEGGGKTRGEIYVMGVRNPARIFVDKKTDILYAGWVGPDASAPSTTWGPAKYDTFAVITKASNRGWPYCMGNKQPYRDRNLPDPNQPLGWYDCDHPKNESPNNDGLVNLPPVTGNNIWYSPQGGAPDYPRDANGIPSYKQEDATYLLPWLKGGGQAAMNGPVYRYATASATSTVKWPSYWDGKWFVGDFYDADQPRNAVITDPKNHGDGGLPVHSESLKKIVPIGNDGIKNLMDWKFGPDGALYVLDYGRGFFTSDAKSALWRVTYQGGGPTPAAGQLVRGGQ, from the coding sequence ATGCACTTACGAGGGTTGAGCGCGAGAAGCGGAGGAAGCACGAGAAGACGGGTCTGGACGGCCACCGTGACCGCGGGGGTCGTCGCCGCCGGGCTGATGTCCGGACCGGCGGCGGGCGCGCTGCCGGCTCCCGATCCGTCCGCGACAACGATGTCCGTCAAGTCGCCCCCGGGCGGCGCCGATGTACGGGTGCTGGTCTTCTACGGGTCCGCGGCCGCCGGGGACGAGTCACCGGTCGTCAACGCCGGGATCGCCGCCGTCGAGAAGATCGGGCTGTCCGGTCCCGTGAACCAGCGGTTCGAGACCGAGGCCACGGACGACGCCAGAGTCTTCACCGACGAGAAGGCGCTGGGGAGTTACAACGCGATCGTCTTCCTGACCGGCGGCGGCGATGTCCTCGACCCCGACCAGGAGGCCGGCCTGGAGGCCTACATGGAGGCGGGCGGCGGCTTCGTCGGCATCCATGACGCGGCCCGCGCCGAGCCGTACTCCGACTGGTTCACGGGCCTCGTCGGCGCCCGTCCGGCCGCCTCCAGCCCGACGGCCGTCCAGCGGGCCACCGTTGAGGTGGGCGACCGGCAGCATCCGGCGACCAAGGATCTGCCGGTGCAGTGGAAGCGTCCCGACCAGTGGTTCAACTGGACGAAGAACCCGTCCGGCGACGTGCACACCGTGGCCCGGGTGCGCGAGTCGACCTACCAGCCCGGCGCGAGCGCCAACGGCTGGGACCACCCGGTGAGCTGGTGCCGCGACTACGACGGCGGCCGGTCCTTCTACACCGGCATGGGCGGCACGGTGGCCTCGTACGACGAGACCGACTTCCGGACCCATCTGCGCGGTGCGCTGCTGTGGACCTCACGGCTCGTGCAGGCCGACTGCAAGGCGACCATCAACGCCAACTACAAGGCCGAACGCCTCACCCAGCCCAACCAGGCGGGGCAGAGCGACCAGATCGGCGAGCCGCACGGCCTGGTCACCGCCCCCGACGGGCGCGTCCTGTACATCGGCCGGGGTGGCGCCGACTCCTCCCAGCCGGTGATCACCGACTGGAACAACCCGGACGTCGGCAAGGGCAAGGGCCAGATCCACGTCTACGACCCGGCGACCAAGAAGGTCACCCTGGCGGGCGAGTTGACCGTCTTCGGCAACAAGGGCGGCGGCGACGAGCTGGTGAAGGTCGAGGAAGGCCTGCTCGGGATCGAGCTCGACCCGCGCTTCGAGCAGAACGGCTGGGTGTATCTGCACTACACCCCGCACGACCGGCTCAACCGTGACACCCGGATCGCCGAGCGTCGGGTCTCCCGCTTCACGCTCGACCCGGCGACGAACAAGCTGGACCTGAACAGCGAGAAGGTCCTGCTCAAGTGGCCGGTCCAGGTGCACAGTTGCTGCCACGCCGGCGGCGGGATGTCCTGGGACTCCAAGGGCAACCTGTACATCGCGACCGGCGACAACAACTCCAGTGGCTTCAGCGGCGGTTACTCCGGCAACAACCCGCAGCCGAACTTCAAGGGCGTCTCCTTCGCGGACGCGCGCCGCACCGCCGGCAACACCAACAACCTCAACGGCAAGATCCTGCGCATCCACCCGGAGCCCGACGGGACGTACACGCTGCCCGAGGGGAACCTCTTCACGGGCAAGGAGACCGCCGAGGGCGGCGGCAAGACCCGCGGCGAGATCTATGTCATGGGCGTCAGGAACCCGGCCCGCATCTTCGTCGACAAGAAGACCGACATCCTGTACGCGGGGTGGGTCGGCCCGGACGCGAGCGCGCCCTCGACGACCTGGGGACCGGCCAAGTACGACACCTTCGCCGTCATCACCAAGGCGAGCAACCGGGGCTGGCCGTACTGCATGGGCAACAAGCAGCCCTACCGGGACCGCAACCTGCCGGATCCCAACCAGCCGCTGGGCTGGTACGACTGCGACCACCCGAAGAACGAGTCGCCCAACAACGACGGTCTGGTGAATCTCCCGCCCGTCACCGGCAACAACATCTGGTACTCGCCCCAGGGCGGCGCCCCGGACTACCCGCGCGACGCGAACGGCATCCCCTCCTACAAGCAGGAGGACGCCACGTACCTGCTGCCGTGGCTCAAGGGCGGCGGCCAGGCCGCGATGAACGGGCCGGTCTACCGCTACGCCACCGCCTCGGCCACCAGCACGGTCAAGTGGCCCTCCTACTGGGACGGCAAGTGGTTCGTCGGTGACTTCTACGACGCCGACCAGCCGCGCAACGCCGTCATCACCGATCCGAAGAACCACGGGGACGGTGGACTGCCCGTCCACTCGGAGTCGCTCAAGAAGATCGTGCCGATCGGCAACGACGGCATCAAGAACCTCATGGACTGGAAGTTCGGTCCGGACGGCGCGCTGTACGTCCTCGACTACGGGCGCGGCTTCTTCACCTCGGACGCCAAGTCGGCGCTGTGGCGGGTTACTTACCAGGGCGGCGGGCCCACCCCGGCCGCCGGACAGCTGGTTCGGGGAGGACAGTGA
- a CDS encoding WhiB family transcriptional regulator: protein MHIDTITPTDPAWQAQALCAQTGADFFFPEPGSSVREAKRICGMCEMRSACLEYALANDERFGVWGGLSEKERLAIRRVENR, encoded by the coding sequence ATGCACATCGACACCATCACCCCGACCGACCCCGCCTGGCAGGCGCAGGCGTTGTGCGCGCAGACCGGGGCGGACTTCTTCTTTCCCGAGCCGGGCAGCTCGGTACGAGAGGCGAAGCGCATCTGCGGCATGTGCGAGATGCGCTCGGCCTGTCTCGAGTACGCCCTGGCCAACGACGAACGCTTCGGCGTCTGGGGCGGCCTCTCCGAGAAGGAACGGCTGGCGATCAGGCGGGTGGAAAACCGATGA
- a CDS encoding acyl-ACP desaturase: MTITSPHLGSPSSAWTDARLLYALEEVVETELNRHLKVTKDWMPHEYVPWSDARNFPGFFEDGEAWEKGQSKVTEIGRIALVVNLLTEDNLPSYHHEIASLFGRDGAWGTWVHRWTAEEGRHGIVMRDYLLASRAVDPDQLEQFRMAHMSEGFESDNRHSMLHSVAYVSFQELATRVSHRNTGHQSGDPVCDRMLARIATDENLHMVFYRNLLKAAFELAPDLTMMAVRDVIVNFRMPGHGMPGFERAAAQMAIGEIYNMRIHHDDVIQPVLRYLKVLEIDGLGPEGLKAQEELGLYMSGLDAEASKFDEKLAARKARMAARAAGA; this comes from the coding sequence GTGACGATCACTTCCCCTCACCTCGGCAGCCCGTCCTCCGCCTGGACCGACGCGCGACTGCTGTACGCGCTGGAGGAAGTGGTCGAGACGGAACTCAACCGGCATCTCAAGGTCACCAAGGACTGGATGCCGCACGAGTACGTCCCGTGGAGCGACGCCCGCAACTTCCCCGGTTTCTTCGAGGACGGTGAGGCCTGGGAGAAGGGCCAGTCCAAGGTCACCGAGATCGGGCGGATCGCCCTGGTCGTGAACCTCCTCACGGAGGACAACCTCCCCAGCTACCACCACGAGATCGCCTCGCTCTTCGGCCGCGACGGCGCCTGGGGCACCTGGGTGCACCGCTGGACCGCCGAGGAGGGCCGGCACGGCATCGTGATGCGCGACTATCTGCTCGCCTCGCGCGCGGTGGACCCGGACCAGCTGGAGCAGTTCCGGATGGCCCACATGAGCGAGGGCTTCGAGTCGGACAACCGCCACTCGATGCTGCACTCGGTGGCCTATGTCTCCTTCCAGGAGCTCGCGACCCGCGTCTCGCACCGCAACACCGGCCACCAGTCCGGGGACCCGGTCTGCGACCGCATGCTGGCGCGCATCGCCACCGACGAGAACCTGCACATGGTCTTCTACCGGAACCTGCTGAAGGCGGCCTTCGAGCTGGCGCCCGACCTGACGATGATGGCGGTGCGCGACGTCATCGTGAACTTCCGGATGCCCGGCCACGGCATGCCCGGCTTCGAGCGGGCCGCCGCGCAGATGGCGATCGGCGAGATCTACAACATGCGCATCCACCACGACGACGTCATCCAGCCCGTCCTGCGCTACCTGAAGGTCCTGGAGATCGACGGTCTCGGCCCCGAGGGCCTCAAGGCCCAGGAGGAACTCGGTCTGTACATGAGCGGCCTGGACGCGGAGGCGTCGAAGTTCGACGAGAAGCTGGCGGCGCGCAAGGCGCGGATGGCGGCTCGCGCGGCAGGGGCCTGA